In one Bacillus thuringiensis genomic region, the following are encoded:
- the spoIIP gene encoding stage II sporulation protein P, whose protein sequence is MIQEKNNKSEEEKWDTISLFFAYIPKSLYISMYKEGDAVKKYATRIHGKKLISLLLLYALIVIMIASILTSFLHTMKSNYANQWFGKVSMQGFVQMIESENRYYGFDYFKKNKRESVGNLMFSIATDLKIKDLRTFVGKEVPGMSKYYSNIIVAGEGTNLTNIPNESSVPIEEVTKEREIAKDKVTEAEKNNPVQKKNGAKKGESAVYIYHTHSWESFFPLLPGATDPSSPDVNVSLLGKRMKEQLEGQGIPVVHDKTNMGDLLASKKWVWYQSYKASHEYVKEALAQNNKIAFPIDIHRDDQRKKVTTKVINGKSYARLYFIIGMENEGRAENEKIARAINSYLDENYYGLSRGIFPKYKKDGNGVYNQDLSKNAMLIEVGGVDNTLDELYNTIDVLTEAFSKYYWNDAEKVNG, encoded by the coding sequence ATGATACAGGAAAAGAACAATAAAAGTGAGGAAGAGAAATGGGATACCATTTCTCTTTTTTTTGCGTATATTCCGAAAAGCTTGTACATATCCATGTATAAAGAAGGTGATGCAGTGAAAAAGTATGCAACTCGAATACATGGGAAGAAACTGATTTCGTTACTCCTTTTATATGCGCTAATAGTAATTATGATAGCGTCGATTTTGACGTCATTTTTACATACAATGAAATCGAATTATGCAAATCAATGGTTTGGAAAAGTATCGATGCAAGGTTTTGTTCAAATGATAGAAAGTGAGAATCGCTATTACGGATTTGATTATTTTAAGAAGAATAAAAGAGAGTCAGTTGGGAATTTAATGTTCTCTATCGCGACAGATTTGAAAATTAAAGATTTAAGAACATTCGTCGGTAAAGAAGTACCAGGTATGTCAAAGTATTATTCTAATATTATCGTAGCTGGGGAAGGGACAAACTTGACGAATATCCCAAATGAATCTAGTGTACCGATTGAAGAAGTAACGAAAGAACGTGAAATAGCAAAAGATAAAGTTACAGAAGCGGAAAAGAATAATCCGGTTCAGAAAAAGAACGGAGCGAAAAAAGGTGAAAGTGCAGTATATATTTATCATACACATAGCTGGGAATCCTTCTTTCCATTATTACCAGGGGCAACTGATCCATCTAGCCCAGATGTAAATGTGTCTTTACTAGGGAAACGTATGAAAGAGCAACTTGAAGGACAAGGAATTCCGGTAGTTCATGATAAAACGAATATGGGTGATTTATTAGCGAGTAAAAAGTGGGTATGGTATCAGTCATATAAAGCGTCTCATGAATATGTAAAAGAGGCATTAGCACAAAATAATAAAATTGCGTTTCCGATTGATATACACCGTGACGATCAGCGTAAGAAAGTAACAACAAAAGTAATTAACGGAAAATCGTATGCAAGATTATATTTTATAATTGGGATGGAAAATGAAGGCCGTGCTGAAAATGAAAAAATTGCAAGAGCGATCAATAGTTATTTAGATGAAAACTATTACGGATTAAGTAGAGGGATTTTTCCAAAGTATAAAAAAGATGGAAATGGCGTTTATAATCAAGATTTATCGAAAAATGCGATGTTAATTGAAGTTGGTGGTGTTGATAATACGTTAGATGAATTATATAACACAATTGATGTGTTAACAGAAGCGTTTAGTAAATATTATTGGAATGATGCGGAAAAAGTGAATGGATGA
- a CDS encoding histidine phosphatase family protein, translating into MQILLIRHGESEADILHVHEGRADFELTEKGRQQVQKLVQKVKKDFAPDFIWASTLKRARETGETLAEAIGCPIQLEEELMEFNNGVQAGLSFEEAKKYPEPKFLHDRFENGESFIEFRMRIEGIFSKIVTENTYDRIAIVAHGGVINSLLRAFFKMPISMDYYFKMGDTGISLIEIEGEQKTVHFINDTNHLDGM; encoded by the coding sequence ATGCAAATACTACTAATACGCCACGGAGAATCAGAAGCTGATATTTTACATGTGCATGAAGGACGAGCTGATTTTGAGTTAACTGAAAAAGGGAGACAACAAGTACAAAAACTTGTACAGAAAGTGAAAAAAGATTTTGCACCAGATTTCATTTGGGCAAGCACATTAAAACGCGCTCGTGAAACGGGTGAAACATTAGCAGAAGCAATTGGTTGTCCAATTCAATTAGAAGAGGAATTAATGGAGTTTAATAATGGAGTGCAAGCAGGCTTATCATTTGAAGAAGCAAAGAAATATCCAGAACCAAAGTTTCTTCATGATCGTTTTGAAAACGGGGAATCGTTTATTGAGTTTCGAATGAGAATAGAAGGAATCTTTTCTAAAATCGTGACAGAGAATACATATGACCGAATTGCAATTGTTGCCCATGGAGGCGTAATTAATAGTCTATTACGTGCATTTTTCAAAATGCCAATTTCAATGGACTACTATTTCAAAATGGGAGATACGGGAATAAGTTTAATTGAAATTGAGGGTGAACAAAAAACGGTGCATTTCATTAATGATACGAATCATTTGGACGGGATGTAA
- the alr gene encoding alanine racemase — translation MSLKYGRDTIVEIDLNAVKHNVKEFKKHVNDEEIKMMAAVKANGYGHGAVEVAKAAIEAGIHQLAVAFVDEAIELREAGITVPILILGYTPVAAVEDVIQYDVMMTVYRVEDLHGINEIANRLQKKVQIQVKIDTGMSRIGLQEEEVKPFLEELNRMEYVEVVGIFTHYSTADEIDKSYTNMQTSLFEKAVNTAKELGIQIPYIHSSNSAGSMELSNTFQNMVRVGIGVYGMYPSKEVDHSVVSLQPALSLKSKVAHIKHAKKNRGVSYGNTYVTTGEEWIATVPIGYADGYNRQLSNKGYALINGVRVPVIGRVCMDQLMLDVSKAMPVQVGDEVVFYGKQGEENIAVEEIADMLGTINYEVTCMLDRRIPRVYKENDETTAVVNILRKN, via the coding sequence ATGAGTTTGAAATATGGAAGAGATACAATTGTAGAAATTGACTTAAATGCTGTAAAACATAATGTAAAAGAATTTAAAAAACATGTAAATGATGAAGAAATTAAGATGATGGCTGCTGTAAAAGCGAATGGGTATGGCCATGGGGCAGTTGAAGTTGCCAAAGCTGCAATTGAAGCGGGAATACATCAACTTGCAGTTGCATTTGTAGATGAAGCAATAGAATTAAGAGAAGCAGGAATTACTGTACCAATTTTAATTTTAGGATACACACCAGTAGCGGCTGTAGAAGATGTAATTCAATATGACGTTATGATGACTGTTTATAGAGTGGAAGATTTACATGGTATAAATGAAATTGCAAACCGTCTTCAAAAGAAAGTACAAATTCAAGTGAAAATTGATACAGGAATGAGTCGTATCGGTTTACAAGAAGAAGAAGTTAAACCATTTTTAGAAGAATTAAACCGTATGGAGTATGTAGAGGTAGTAGGGATATTTACGCATTACTCTACAGCAGATGAAATCGATAAATCATATACGAATATGCAAACAAGTTTATTTGAAAAGGCTGTTAATACAGCGAAAGAATTAGGAATTCAAATACCATATATTCATAGTTCAAATAGTGCGGGATCAATGGAATTAAGTAACACATTTCAAAATATGGTACGCGTTGGAATAGGAGTGTACGGTATGTATCCATCAAAAGAAGTGGATCATTCAGTCGTTTCTTTACAGCCTGCGTTGTCGTTAAAATCAAAAGTAGCTCATATTAAACATGCGAAGAAGAATCGTGGTGTAAGTTATGGGAATACGTATGTAACAACTGGTGAAGAATGGATTGCGACTGTACCAATTGGTTATGCTGATGGTTATAATCGTCAATTATCTAATAAAGGCTATGCGTTAATTAATGGGGTTCGAGTACCTGTTATTGGCCGTGTTTGTATGGATCAGTTAATGTTGGATGTTTCAAAAGCGATGCCAGTACAAGTAGGAGACGAAGTAGTATTCTACGGTAAACAAGGTGAAGAAAATATCGCAGTAGAAGAAATAGCGGATATGTTAGGTACAATAAACTATGAAGTTACATGTATGCTAGATAGAAGAATTCCGCGTGTCTATAAAGAAAATGACGAAACAACTGCAGTTGTAAATATATTAAGAAAAAACTGA
- a CDS encoding GNAT family N-acetyltransferase has product MDIQKKRSVTESEIQQMKDLAYICGQQDNLDYSSDLHINFLKNRNEDYINDFLLYNGTQLIGALNMYDFERPTKLELIGFVHPHFRKQRFGTILLQTAMKEIQNRETDEALLIINGDSISGNEFVKHMKLPYLYSEYSMEFKTNEIQKTTDNNIQLTLTPSESLLDLIEISSKAFGDSVENTATWLQKMMNSSSHQVYSALIAGKVIGTITVSKQEQSTTLSGFAVHPSYQGKGYGKDILCNIVHTLITEGVSTIELDVETKNIHALKLYTQCGFEINTRHDYYNLINF; this is encoded by the coding sequence ATGGATATTCAGAAAAAGCGTTCTGTAACAGAAAGTGAAATACAGCAAATGAAGGATTTGGCTTATATTTGTGGGCAACAAGACAATCTTGATTACTCTTCAGATTTACATATCAACTTTTTAAAAAATCGAAATGAAGATTATATAAACGATTTTCTTCTTTATAACGGTACTCAATTAATTGGTGCTTTAAATATGTATGATTTCGAAAGACCAACAAAGCTTGAACTAATAGGCTTTGTACATCCTCATTTTAGAAAACAACGTTTCGGAACTATCCTTTTACAAACTGCAATGAAAGAAATACAAAATAGAGAGACAGATGAAGCTCTTCTTATTATTAATGGGGATTCTATTTCTGGGAATGAATTTGTAAAACATATGAAGTTACCATATTTATATAGTGAATATAGTATGGAGTTCAAAACAAACGAAATTCAAAAAACAACAGATAATAATATACAGCTTACTCTTACACCTTCAGAATCACTTCTTGATCTTATTGAAATTTCTAGTAAAGCTTTTGGTGATTCAGTAGAAAATACGGCTACATGGTTACAAAAAATGATGAATTCATCTTCCCATCAAGTTTACAGTGCCCTTATTGCTGGAAAAGTGATAGGAACAATTACAGTTTCTAAACAAGAGCAATCTACTACACTATCAGGATTCGCCGTTCATCCTTCTTATCAAGGTAAAGGATACGGAAAAGATATTCTTTGTAATATAGTACATACTCTTATTACAGAAGGAGTTTCAACAATTGAGTTAGACGTCGAAACGAAAAATATCCACGCTTTAAAACTATATACACAATGTGGTTTTGAAATTAACACGAGGCATGACTATTATAATTTAATTAATTTTTAG
- a CDS encoding macrolide family glycosyltransferase, whose amino-acid sequence MANVLVINFPGEGHINPTLAIVSELIQRGETVVSYCIEDYRKKVEATGVEFRVFENFLSQINIMERVNEGGSPLTMLSHMIEASERIVTQIVEETKEEKYDYLIYDNHFPVGRIIANILQLPSVSSCTTFAVNQYINFHDEQESRQVDEMDPLYQSCLAGMERWNKQYGMKCNSMYDIMNHPGDITIVYTSKEYQPRSDVFDESYKFVGPSIATRKEVGNFPTEDLKNEKVIFISMGTVFNEQPGLYEKCFEAFKDVDATVVLVVGKKINISQFENIPKNFKLYNYVSQLEVLQHADVFVTHGGMNSSSEALYYGVPLVVIPVTGDQPFVAKRLAEVGAGITLNRNELTSELLRETVKKVMDDVTFKENSRKVGESLRNAGGYQRAVEEIFKLKMKPYVKIK is encoded by the coding sequence ATGGCAAATGTACTCGTAATAAATTTTCCTGGGGAAGGTCATATTAATCCGACTTTAGCTATTGTAAGTGAGTTAATTCAGCGAGGGGAAACAGTTGTTTCTTATTGTATTGAAGATTATAGAAAGAAGGTTGAAGCAACAGGTGTGGAATTCCGAGTGTTTGAGAATTTTCTCTCTCAAATTAATATTATGGAACGAGTAAATGAAGGTGGGAGCCCTTTGACGATGCTATCTCATATGATTGAAGCATCAGAGCGTATTGTTACTCAAATTGTAGAAGAAACAAAAGAGGAAAAATACGATTATTTAATATATGATAATCATTTTCCAGTAGGACGTATTATAGCGAATATTTTACAATTACCAAGCGTTTCATCCTGTACAACGTTTGCTGTTAATCAGTACATTAATTTTCATGATGAGCAAGAATCGAGACAAGTAGATGAAATGGATCCATTATATCAATCTTGTTTAGCGGGAATGGAAAGATGGAATAAGCAGTATGGAATGAAATGTAATAGTATGTATGATATTATGAACCATCCTGGTGATATTACGATTGTATATACTTCAAAAGAATATCAGCCACGTTCAGATGTATTTGATGAATCGTATAAATTTGTAGGTCCATCAATTGCTACTCGAAAAGAAGTGGGGAATTTTCCTACCGAAGATTTAAAAAATGAAAAAGTGATTTTCATTTCTATGGGAACAGTTTTTAATGAACAACCTGGTCTATATGAAAAATGTTTTGAAGCGTTTAAAGATGTTGATGCGACAGTCGTATTAGTCGTTGGTAAGAAGATAAATATAAGTCAATTTGAAAATATCCCGAAAAACTTTAAATTGTATAATTATGTCTCCCAATTAGAAGTTTTACAGCATGCTGATGTATTCGTGACACATGGTGGTATGAATAGTTCGAGTGAAGCGTTATATTATGGTGTTCCATTAGTTGTAATTCCGGTAACAGGGGATCAGCCATTCGTTGCAAAACGATTGGCTGAAGTAGGGGCAGGCATAACACTTAATCGTAACGAGTTAACTTCTGAATTGTTACGTGAGACTGTAAAGAAAGTAATGGATGATGTGACGTTTAAGGAAAATAGTCGTAAAGTGGGAGAGTCGCTTAGAAATGCTGGTGGATACCAAAGGGCAGTTGAGGAAATATTCAAATTAAAAATGAAGCCGTACGTAAAGATTAAATAG
- a CDS encoding YitT family protein, which produces MKKVFEYVLLTIGSIIVAGSLELILAPNGLVDGGVTAIAIMANKVAGLPLYGVFLGINIPILLFTAKVMGKKFFIRTSYANVVTTLGLIYLKPFPAITTSELLIVLYGGVLFGIGVGIVVKMGGAIDGSEMLAVWMNKHFNVPISTFLLAVNAVIFIFVAILFSIEQAMFSLAIFYIVTKMIDFILDGINQGKSVMIISGKNKEIGDLLMKELQLSVTYLHGEGGFLGEHKRIIYCITNRFIYPKMKDLVLSVDPTAIIEASYSTETTGVKRPGRKARSGE; this is translated from the coding sequence ATGAAGAAAGTATTTGAATACGTATTATTAACAATTGGCTCAATTATAGTAGCAGGTTCATTAGAGCTTATTTTAGCACCTAATGGATTAGTAGATGGCGGGGTAACGGCTATTGCTATTATGGCAAATAAAGTCGCAGGATTACCGCTTTATGGTGTGTTCTTAGGAATTAATATCCCAATTTTATTATTTACTGCAAAAGTAATGGGAAAGAAATTTTTTATCCGTACATCTTATGCGAATGTAGTTACAACACTCGGATTAATTTATTTAAAACCATTTCCAGCAATTACGACTTCTGAGTTATTAATTGTACTTTATGGTGGAGTACTGTTTGGAATTGGTGTTGGGATTGTTGTTAAAATGGGTGGAGCAATTGACGGTTCAGAAATGTTAGCAGTTTGGATGAATAAACACTTTAATGTACCGATTAGTACATTTTTACTTGCAGTAAATGCAGTTATTTTCATCTTTGTTGCCATTTTATTTTCAATCGAACAAGCGATGTTCTCGTTAGCAATTTTCTATATTGTTACGAAGATGATTGATTTTATACTAGATGGTATTAATCAAGGTAAGAGCGTTATGATTATTTCTGGTAAGAATAAAGAAATAGGCGATTTACTTATGAAAGAATTGCAACTATCTGTTACGTATCTACATGGAGAAGGTGGTTTTTTAGGGGAGCATAAGAGAATCATTTATTGCATTACAAACCGATTCATTTATCCGAAAATGAAAGATCTCGTTCTCTCTGTAGATCCAACCGCTATAATTGAAGCTTCCTATTCAACAGAAACGACTGGTGTGAAACGTCCGGGAAGGAAAGCTAGGTCAGGTGAATAA
- a CDS encoding PLP-dependent aminotransferase family protein translates to MDFTIPLQLQSNTPIYLQIYEYIKAEIIQGTISVGTRLPSHRNLASQLNISRITVESAYQQLLAEGYAESKPKRGIFVANFDIDVIPNNKRNAAKKTNNLIEEKFEYDCSQGLIDQNTFPITNWKRALQESILTYENALFAKEDPQGEFALREHISTYLYHSRGVHSSPDQIVIGAGTQPLLWLLLQLLGPTKEYGIENPGFHRIHAIIKSCDRQIHPIPLDEKGIDISSLYNTNSNVAYVTPSHQFPLGIIMPLSRRLELLKWANDCNGYIIEDDYDGEFRYAGKPIPSLQSLDSNERVIYMGTFSKSFLPSLRMGYVVLPPHLLKIYQELHGIFKQTVATIQQLAFANFIQNRNWERHLNRSRTLYKRKHHTLVKSITKEMGANVQILGEQSGLHIVLCVNNSMNENELIESAKKQSVKLYPLSPYDFVNDLREESYVLLGFGSIPENKIETLAILLKDAWFPSCKETC, encoded by the coding sequence ATGGATTTTACTATCCCATTGCAATTACAAAGTAACACACCTATTTACTTGCAAATTTACGAATATATAAAAGCTGAAATTATACAAGGGACTATTTCTGTTGGCACACGTCTACCCTCACACAGAAATTTAGCATCACAACTTAATATTAGCCGCATTACTGTTGAATCAGCTTATCAACAGTTATTAGCTGAAGGTTATGCAGAAAGTAAACCGAAACGTGGTATTTTTGTAGCAAATTTCGATATTGACGTTATCCCAAATAACAAACGAAATGCAGCAAAGAAGACGAACAATTTGATAGAAGAAAAATTTGAATATGATTGTAGCCAAGGGCTTATTGATCAAAATACATTTCCGATTACAAATTGGAAACGAGCATTACAAGAATCCATACTTACATACGAAAATGCACTATTTGCCAAAGAAGATCCTCAAGGTGAATTCGCTCTTCGAGAGCATATATCAACATATTTATATCATTCTCGCGGTGTACATTCTTCACCTGATCAAATTGTGATCGGCGCCGGTACACAGCCACTTCTCTGGCTACTACTTCAACTGCTTGGCCCTACAAAAGAATACGGCATTGAAAACCCTGGATTTCATCGTATACACGCAATTATTAAAAGCTGTGATAGACAAATTCATCCCATACCATTGGATGAAAAAGGGATTGATATTTCTAGTTTATACAATACAAATTCCAATGTCGCATACGTTACACCATCACACCAATTTCCACTCGGGATTATTATGCCTTTATCTAGAAGATTAGAATTGTTAAAGTGGGCTAATGATTGCAATGGATACATTATTGAAGATGACTATGACGGAGAGTTTCGCTACGCTGGTAAGCCAATTCCTTCTTTACAAAGTCTTGATTCAAATGAACGCGTTATTTATATGGGGACTTTCTCAAAATCTTTTTTACCTTCTTTACGAATGGGATATGTTGTTTTACCACCACACCTTTTAAAGATATATCAAGAACTGCATGGAATTTTCAAACAAACAGTCGCTACAATACAACAACTTGCTTTTGCTAACTTTATACAAAACAGGAATTGGGAACGTCACCTTAATCGGAGTCGTACACTATATAAAAGAAAACATCATACGTTAGTAAAATCCATTACGAAAGAAATGGGGGCTAATGTTCAAATTCTTGGCGAACAGTCCGGACTTCATATTGTCTTATGTGTAAATAACAGTATGAATGAAAATGAACTGATTGAATCCGCTAAAAAACAAAGCGTTAAATTATACCCACTTTCTCCATATGATTTCGTGAATGATTTACGTGAGGAATCATACGTATTACTCGGCTTTGGTAGTATTCCGGAAAATAAAATTGAAACGTTGGCTATATTATTGAAAGACGCTTGGTTCCCTAGTTGCAAGGAAACTTGTTAA
- a CDS encoding GNAT family N-acetyltransferase, with protein sequence MNVKEVVTEEQLHEVLPVLQQLRMKLSKEETSSLFRNMKEENYKLFSLRNENDEVVSLAGVAICTNFYNKKHVFVYDLVTAEAHRSKGHGKVLLSYIENWGKENGCESIVLTSAFSRIDAHRFYEREGYDKVSYSFYKEL encoded by the coding sequence ATGAATGTTAAAGAAGTAGTAACAGAAGAGCAATTACATGAAGTATTACCTGTTTTACAGCAATTACGAATGAAACTTTCAAAAGAGGAAACAAGCTCTTTATTTCGAAATATGAAAGAAGAAAATTATAAACTATTTTCGCTGCGTAATGAGAATGATGAAGTTGTTAGCCTTGCAGGTGTAGCGATTTGTACGAACTTTTATAATAAGAAACACGTTTTCGTATATGACCTTGTAACAGCAGAAGCACATCGTTCAAAAGGACATGGGAAAGTATTACTTTCGTATATAGAGAACTGGGGAAAGGAAAACGGATGTGAGTCTATCGTCCTCACGTCAGCATTTTCAAGAATTGATGCTCATCGTTTTTATGAAAGAGAAGGGTATGATAAGGTGAGTTATTCTTTTTATAAAGAATTATAA
- a CDS encoding DUF1648 domain-containing protein has translation MKNRFSIALFLTIVTTNIILYFFLPSNIVTKWDFNGTPTSTMDKSTFVIVNIIICSFLFFVFLALSKAASNQKFLHWIGNTMLLFLFFVDIVIALIALGFSLPLDHFIFLALGLLFILIGYFSSKIDTTKSTVSLEWNDKHLEKRASNISSISMMIAGIFLAILPFIVSAPYRGYAILAILLGMKLIILPSTIYLLIKDSKQSTPLKK, from the coding sequence GTGAAGAATCGATTTAGTATTGCTTTATTTCTCACTATTGTTACGACAAATATTATTCTATATTTCTTCTTACCATCAAATATTGTTACGAAATGGGACTTTAATGGAACGCCTACATCAACAATGGATAAAAGCACTTTTGTAATCGTAAATATAATTATATGTTCCTTCTTATTCTTTGTATTTTTAGCTTTATCTAAAGCAGCGAGTAACCAGAAATTTCTCCATTGGATCGGCAACACAATGTTACTATTCTTATTTTTTGTCGATATTGTCATCGCCCTCATCGCTCTTGGCTTTTCACTTCCTCTTGATCATTTCATATTTTTAGCATTAGGGCTTTTATTTATATTAATAGGTTATTTCAGTTCCAAAATTGATACGACTAAATCAACCGTTTCATTAGAATGGAATGATAAGCACCTTGAAAAAAGAGCTTCAAATATTAGTAGTATTTCAATGATGATAGCAGGTATTTTTTTAGCGATACTTCCTTTTATCGTTTCTGCTCCCTATAGAGGTTATGCTATACTAGCAATTCTTTTAGGAATGAAGCTTATCATTCTGCCGAGTACGATTTATTTACTTATTAAAGACAGCAAGCAATCTACTCCTTTAAAAAAATAG
- a CDS encoding GNAT family N-acetyltransferase: protein MQNVVLKGKKVTIRTIEESDIKTLWNIIFKEESPEWKKWDAPYFPFSMQEYSSYKEKMQTRLQEEPLSNLIIENNGQIIGTVGFYWEHKPTRWLEMGIVIYNPTYWNGGYGTEVLTLYRDLLFEKMEIGRVGLTTWSGNERMMKVAEKIGMSLEGRMRKCRYYNGTYYDSIRMGMIREEWEALCVTKG, encoded by the coding sequence ATGCAAAACGTTGTATTAAAGGGGAAGAAAGTTACAATTCGTACAATAGAAGAATCGGATATAAAAACATTATGGAATATCATATTTAAAGAAGAAAGCCCAGAATGGAAGAAATGGGATGCGCCATATTTCCCGTTCTCAATGCAAGAATACTCTTCCTATAAAGAGAAGATGCAAACTCGTTTGCAAGAAGAACCACTGTCAAATTTAATTATAGAAAATAACGGTCAAATTATAGGGACGGTCGGATTTTATTGGGAGCATAAACCGACGCGTTGGTTGGAGATGGGAATTGTTATTTATAATCCAACTTACTGGAATGGTGGCTACGGTACAGAAGTGTTAACGTTATATCGAGATTTATTATTTGAAAAGATGGAAATTGGTAGAGTAGGGCTCACGACTTGGTCTGGTAATGAACGAATGATGAAAGTAGCGGAGAAAATAGGAATGAGCTTAGAAGGTAGAATGCGAAAGTGTCGTTATTATAACGGAACATACTATGATTCTATTCGAATGGGCATGATTCGTGAAGAATGGGAAGCGCTATGTGTAACGAAGGGGTGA
- a CDS encoding 2'-5' RNA ligase family protein, with product MYAIIATFDRVFTNKITELQNELTNVIGTNQLAGVEPHITIADYNELDVNLYIEKLKGFVAIQENMSTVTFPSVGIFPTNGTVFLAPTVTDELLKLYYSYHDYFKTFHDNPNSYYVPGKWVPHCTIANKLHTKQFLSVMEYIYGKFDFATASIEKLKLIKVNYENGFAVSSSILAEYNLKRMETSR from the coding sequence TTGTACGCTATTATTGCTACATTTGATCGTGTGTTTACTAATAAAATTACAGAATTGCAAAATGAATTAACAAATGTAATTGGAACAAATCAATTAGCTGGAGTAGAACCTCATATAACGATTGCGGATTATAATGAGTTAGATGTTAATTTATATATTGAAAAATTAAAGGGATTTGTAGCTATTCAAGAAAACATGTCTACAGTCACTTTTCCTTCTGTTGGAATTTTTCCTACTAATGGAACGGTCTTTCTAGCGCCGACCGTTACCGATGAATTGTTAAAACTTTATTATTCTTATCATGATTATTTTAAAACTTTTCATGACAACCCAAATTCATATTACGTACCGGGAAAATGGGTTCCGCATTGTACAATTGCAAATAAATTACATACAAAGCAGTTTTTAAGTGTAATGGAATATATTTATGGAAAGTTTGATTTTGCAACAGCTTCAATTGAGAAATTAAAATTAATTAAGGTGAATTATGAAAATGGTTTTGCCGTTTCTTCTAGTATATTAGCAGAATATAATTTAAAGAGAATGGAGACATCGAGATGA
- a CDS encoding GNAT family N-acetyltransferase, giving the protein MTYIIREMKQEDIHAVQSVAKIAWHDTYEGIIPREIQDSFLDEAYSDEKMKYRLKNTHLFVAEEEGEVIGFANFSPVRLQNEAELGAIYLLPDQQGKGIGSALLQKGIKALNGIRKLYIHVEAANEKGKRFYEAKGFAELEQFEEDFEGHMMQTVRMVLYV; this is encoded by the coding sequence ATGACATATATAATTAGAGAAATGAAGCAAGAAGATATTCATGCTGTACAATCAGTAGCAAAAATAGCTTGGCATGATACATATGAAGGCATTATTCCAAGAGAAATTCAAGACAGTTTTTTAGACGAGGCATATTCTGATGAAAAAATGAAATATCGTCTTAAAAATACGCATTTATTCGTTGCGGAAGAAGAAGGAGAAGTAATAGGGTTTGCGAACTTTTCACCTGTTAGACTACAAAATGAAGCGGAATTAGGTGCGATTTATTTGTTACCAGATCAGCAAGGAAAAGGGATCGGAAGTGCTTTATTACAAAAAGGAATTAAAGCATTAAATGGGATACGGAAATTGTACATACATGTAGAAGCAGCAAATGAAAAAGGAAAACGCTTTTATGAAGCGAAAGGTTTTGCTGAATTAGAGCAATTTGAAGAAGACTTTGAAGGACATATGATGCAGACAGTAAGGATGGTTTTATACGTATAA
- a CDS encoding GNAT family N-acetyltransferase gives MIVKANQEDTNEILKYSAQSLFEGTRGNCQLSTEKAIEITKPIVEKGAYYLIVKEKNKVMGWILIGENTDYFSREKLGFIYELYVFPEYRGRGLSRELMEAGIKELKEKYSEIRLNVFAGNFAKEMYEEFGFVERQVIMTLK, from the coding sequence ATGATTGTTAAGGCGAATCAAGAAGATACCAATGAAATATTAAAATATTCGGCTCAATCGCTTTTTGAAGGGACGAGAGGGAATTGTCAATTAAGTACCGAGAAAGCAATTGAGATTACAAAGCCGATTGTAGAAAAAGGAGCATACTATTTAATCGTTAAAGAAAAAAATAAAGTAATGGGATGGATATTAATAGGGGAAAATACAGACTATTTTTCTCGTGAAAAACTTGGATTTATATATGAATTGTACGTTTTCCCAGAATATCGCGGGAGAGGATTATCGCGAGAACTGATGGAAGCTGGTATTAAGGAATTAAAGGAGAAGTATTCAGAAATTCGGTTGAATGTATTTGCTGGGAATTTTGCAAAAGAGATGTACGAAGAGTTTGGGTTTGTTGAAAGGCAGGTAATTATGACTTTGAAGTGA